A portion of the Candidatus Pristimantibacillus lignocellulolyticus genome contains these proteins:
- a CDS encoding MTH1187 family thiamine-binding protein: MAIAEVTVIPIGTASTSLSSYVADLQRVLEQQKNIKYTLTSMSTIIEGSLDDIFIAIRAIHEAPFQTDAQRVSTSIKIDDRRDKESSSEQKLRSVQEKL; the protein is encoded by the coding sequence TTGGCGATTGCAGAAGTAACTGTTATTCCCATCGGAACAGCAAGTACGAGTTTGAGTTCTTATGTTGCGGACTTACAACGTGTACTAGAGCAACAGAAAAATATAAAATATACGTTAACTTCGATGAGTACAATTATTGAAGGTTCATTGGATGATATATTTATTGCCATAAGAGCAATTCATGAAGCGCCATTCCAAACGGATGCACAACGTGTTTCTACTTCAATCAAAATTGATGATCGACGAGACAAAGAAAGTTCATCGGAACAAAAGTTGCGTTCTGTTCAAGAGAAGCTATAA
- a CDS encoding cytochrome ubiquinol oxidase subunit I, giving the protein MDTLDLSRWQFGITTVYHFLFVPLSVGLAYLMAFMQTMYVIKNDDKYKYLTKFWGKMFLLNFAVGVVTGIMQEFQFGMNWADYSRFVGAVFGGPLAVEALVSFFLESTFLGIWIFGWDRLPKKIHLACIWLVAIAATLSALWILSANSFMQEPVGYEIVNGRAEMTDFFALLGNPQLWVEFPHVIYGAFATGAFFMAGISAYKIIRKQQVEMFKTSFSLGIVVALIASILTATAGHSQAQHLMTTQPMKMAASEALWHTSEESAPWSVIAGIDTDKQENSFNIEIPYALSILSFNSIYGSVTGMLELQDQYVEQYGEGNYIPPVKTTYWSFRIMVGAGMLMILLGIIGTWFMLRHKLEKVPTFLKFMIPAIALPFIANSAGWIMTEVGRQPWIVFGLQKTEDGVSPLVTPGMVATSLIGFTVVYGILAAAFIYLVVHFTKKGIETDDHHEVHSEPTDKGDHIPAI; this is encoded by the coding sequence GTGGATACGTTAGATTTGTCAAGATGGCAGTTTGGGATTACAACTGTATATCACTTCTTGTTTGTACCACTATCCGTTGGTCTTGCCTATTTGATGGCATTTATGCAGACCATGTATGTCATTAAAAATGATGATAAGTACAAGTATCTTACTAAGTTTTGGGGGAAAATGTTTTTACTGAATTTTGCAGTTGGTGTTGTTACAGGAATTATGCAAGAGTTCCAGTTTGGAATGAACTGGGCAGATTATTCTCGCTTCGTAGGAGCGGTATTTGGTGGACCGCTTGCAGTTGAAGCGCTAGTATCATTCTTCTTAGAATCGACATTCCTTGGTATATGGATATTCGGTTGGGATAGACTTCCGAAAAAGATTCACTTGGCGTGTATATGGTTAGTAGCAATTGCTGCAACATTGTCGGCACTTTGGATATTGAGCGCGAACTCATTTATGCAAGAGCCAGTCGGATATGAAATTGTAAATGGTCGAGCAGAGATGACAGATTTCTTCGCATTGCTAGGTAATCCTCAGCTTTGGGTAGAGTTCCCGCATGTTATCTATGGTGCTTTTGCTACAGGAGCATTTTTCATGGCAGGTATTTCAGCCTACAAAATCATTCGCAAACAGCAAGTTGAAATGTTCAAAACATCATTCTCACTTGGTATTGTTGTTGCATTGATCGCTAGTATACTTACAGCAACTGCAGGACATTCTCAAGCTCAACATCTTATGACTACTCAACCAATGAAAATGGCAGCATCAGAAGCGTTATGGCATACGAGTGAAGAAAGTGCGCCTTGGTCTGTTATTGCTGGTATTGACACAGATAAGCAAGAAAATAGCTTTAATATTGAAATTCCTTATGCACTAAGTATACTGTCGTTCAACAGTATTTATGGTAGCGTAACAGGGATGCTTGAGCTACAAGATCAATATGTGGAGCAATATGGTGAAGGGAATTATATTCCACCAGTTAAAACAACGTATTGGAGCTTCCGCATTATGGTCGGTGCAGGAATGCTAATGATCTTACTCGGTATTATTGGGACATGGTTTATGTTACGACATAAACTTGAAAAGGTTCCAACTTTCTTGAAATTTATGATTCCGGCTATAGCTCTGCCATTCATCGCAAACTCTGCTGGATGGATTATGACTGAAGTTGGGCGTCAGCCTTGGATTGTGTTTGGCTTACAAAAAACGGAGGATGGAGTATCTCCTCTTGTAACTCCTGGAATGGTTGCTACAAGTTTGATTGGGTTTACAGTCGTGTATGGCATTCTTGCTGCTGCATTCATCTATCTAGTCGTTCATTTCACGAAAAAAGGCATTGAAACAGATGATCACCATGAAGTGCATAGTGAACCAACTGATAAGGGAGATCATATTCCAGCGATCTAA
- the cydD gene encoding thiol reductant ABC exporter subunit CydD, which translates to MKRLFQQVHNSRKLFVISVIFGCLGGLILIAEAYYVANIVDDVFLEGLGLAEVKLMLALLLAVIIIRALLHMVSDYTASKLAQGIKSELRLRLVKKLGDLGPEYSKEERSGELVSTLYEGVEQLENYLAKYVPQIVLSMFVPFAIFVLVVGQDGLSALVYAITLPLLILFMILIGKFTKSRTDRQYKLLGRLGGHFQEILRGMETLKIFNRSKAQLQIIGKISEEHRKSTMATLKLAFLSAFVMELFATISTAVIAVFLGLRLVKGQMEFYDAFLILLLTPEFYAPIRALGTQFHSGMNGASAATRIFNILDAKPSGYVEKEDGLKPASVQANGYRIQFQHVTVHYEGYETPALHDVSFTVEPGQQLAIVGATGAGKSTILDLLQGFIKPTSGKILIDGVDLAELSIGHWRKQLSTVSQKVHLFHGTIRENILLGLEHVTDEQVRNILEQAGADRFVSQLPQGLNTKLGDAIQLSGGQIQRLAIARALLRHDAKLILLDEATNGLDVFHEQLVHNNLKQWIQGRSAVIVAHQLESITSSDYILVLKDGEVAESGSPAHVLAKDGLFAQMITASKGHEDATNGHDTPKVTSTSAKSELRIESSTTDRAQKVVTSTAPYESVNWTKTKQTKHAQDNEEAFSFRSIWKATRNLMTFLAQYKWLALCAVLLSFATIAANIGLMGTSGYLIAKAALQPENILMIYVPIVGVRFFGISRSVFRYLERLASHNVTFKVLHRLRIWLYERLEPKGITLFQHKRGGDVLGSVISDIEQLQNFYLRLFSPPVVYALTVVLTVGFLSTVHIKLAIVSLIMLVIAGVVIPYIGYRNGKQRGVQLVNARIGLYEHALDLLRGMATIQQFGTFTSSQQQITKVQDQLNHLQLQEHRNTSLNNGLMTAITQLSMWVMLIISIPLIVDGSIAPYMLPAILLITLASFEAAAPLPQAFQMSSGIATAANRLFVLADDQEQPSTVSEQGIVNKQSFVPNENTNDIVKRFITTEQLSLKAVDNNLDSLSSKEQTNNWQCDLSNVQFSYENRNHIALEGINLTLKKGRKMAVVGESGAGKSTLLHAILKLSPITNGEISINGMNYDQCSEEQVRSQYAVVSQQVQLFNATVAENLRLGNQAATLEQLRVAAQIAEIDSFIMSLPSGYNTMIGEYGAKLSGGQRQRLALARAIIRQSNAILLDEPATGLDRLTQKAFHDNMREMMVTHAVLWITHRLADITDMDEIIVLKQGRIVEQGTHEQLMDAKGHYYDMWCLERSKDWEQNVS; encoded by the coding sequence ATGAAAAGGCTGTTTCAGCAGGTACACAATAGCCGGAAATTATTTGTTATCAGTGTTATTTTTGGCTGTTTGGGTGGTCTTATCTTAATTGCTGAGGCTTATTATGTAGCAAATATTGTGGATGATGTATTTCTGGAAGGATTGGGGCTAGCAGAAGTAAAGCTAATGCTAGCTCTGCTACTAGCTGTTATTATCATTCGTGCACTACTTCATATGGTTAGTGACTATACGGCTTCAAAACTTGCGCAAGGGATAAAGAGTGAGCTTAGACTTCGTCTAGTTAAGAAGCTAGGAGACTTAGGACCCGAGTATAGTAAAGAGGAACGTAGCGGTGAACTAGTTTCTACATTATATGAAGGAGTTGAGCAACTTGAAAACTACTTAGCCAAGTATGTTCCGCAAATTGTACTATCTATGTTTGTGCCTTTTGCAATTTTTGTGCTAGTAGTTGGTCAGGACGGCTTATCAGCTCTTGTCTATGCGATCACTTTGCCATTGCTTATTTTGTTTATGATCTTAATCGGCAAATTTACGAAGTCACGTACAGATCGTCAATATAAGTTATTAGGTAGATTAGGTGGGCATTTCCAAGAGATATTACGTGGTATGGAGACGTTGAAAATATTCAATCGCTCCAAAGCACAGCTACAAATTATCGGTAAAATTAGTGAAGAGCATCGCAAATCTACGATGGCTACTCTGAAACTAGCCTTTTTGTCTGCCTTTGTGATGGAGTTGTTTGCCACGATAAGTACAGCAGTTATTGCGGTATTTCTCGGTTTGCGACTGGTAAAAGGACAAATGGAGTTTTATGATGCGTTTCTAATTCTACTGTTAACACCAGAGTTCTATGCGCCGATTCGTGCGTTAGGTACGCAGTTCCATTCTGGTATGAATGGAGCATCTGCTGCGACTCGTATTTTTAATATATTGGATGCAAAGCCTTCAGGTTATGTGGAGAAGGAAGATGGTTTGAAACCAGCTTCAGTTCAAGCCAACGGTTACCGTATCCAATTTCAACATGTAACGGTACACTATGAAGGCTACGAAACACCTGCGTTACATGATGTTTCTTTTACGGTAGAACCAGGTCAACAACTTGCTATAGTTGGGGCAACCGGTGCAGGCAAAAGCACTATTCTTGATTTGCTTCAAGGGTTCATTAAGCCAACTAGTGGCAAAATTCTAATCGATGGTGTAGATCTAGCAGAACTATCCATAGGTCATTGGCGGAAGCAACTATCGACTGTTTCGCAGAAGGTTCACTTATTCCACGGTACAATTAGAGAGAATATATTATTAGGGTTAGAACATGTGACGGATGAACAAGTGAGGAATATTCTCGAACAAGCAGGTGCTGATCGATTTGTCAGTCAATTGCCTCAAGGGTTGAATACCAAGCTAGGTGATGCCATTCAATTATCTGGTGGACAAATCCAACGATTAGCGATTGCTAGAGCATTATTGCGTCACGATGCAAAGTTAATATTATTGGATGAAGCGACGAATGGACTTGATGTGTTTCATGAGCAGTTAGTCCATAACAACCTTAAGCAATGGATACAAGGTAGAAGCGCAGTTATCGTTGCTCATCAGCTTGAAAGTATTACTTCATCAGATTACATTCTCGTATTAAAAGATGGCGAAGTTGCTGAAAGTGGTTCTCCAGCCCATGTATTAGCTAAGGATGGATTGTTTGCACAGATGATTACAGCAAGCAAAGGACATGAAGATGCTACAAACGGACATGATACACCTAAAGTTACTTCGACTAGTGCGAAGAGTGAATTACGAATAGAAAGTTCTACTACTGACCGAGCACAAAAAGTCGTTACATCAACTGCCCCTTATGAGTCCGTAAATTGGACGAAAACTAAGCAAACGAAACATGCACAGGACAATGAAGAAGCGTTCAGCTTCCGTAGTATATGGAAGGCAACACGTAATTTAATGACATTTTTAGCGCAATATAAATGGTTAGCGTTATGTGCTGTGTTGTTATCATTTGCTACAATTGCCGCTAATATTGGGTTAATGGGAACTTCAGGTTACCTCATTGCGAAAGCAGCATTGCAGCCTGAAAATATACTGATGATCTATGTTCCGATCGTTGGCGTTCGTTTCTTTGGTATATCCCGAAGTGTATTTCGTTATCTTGAACGACTAGCTTCTCACAATGTCACTTTCAAAGTATTACACCGACTAAGAATATGGTTGTATGAACGACTCGAGCCGAAAGGTATTACGTTGTTTCAGCACAAACGTGGCGGAGATGTACTTGGCAGTGTCATTAGCGACATCGAACAATTGCAAAATTTCTACTTGAGGCTGTTTTCGCCGCCAGTTGTATATGCATTAACTGTCGTACTTACTGTTGGTTTCCTAAGCACCGTGCATATAAAGCTTGCAATTGTTTCACTAATTATGCTTGTCATAGCAGGAGTTGTCATTCCCTATATCGGATATCGCAATGGTAAGCAACGTGGTGTACAACTTGTTAATGCTCGAATTGGTCTATATGAGCATGCACTAGATTTATTGCGTGGGATGGCCACTATCCAGCAGTTTGGTACATTTACTTCTTCACAGCAACAAATTACGAAGGTACAAGATCAACTTAATCATTTACAATTACAAGAGCACCGCAATACATCATTAAATAATGGATTGATGACTGCAATTACGCAGCTATCAATGTGGGTGATGCTCATTATTAGTATTCCGCTTATCGTTGATGGAAGTATTGCACCTTATATGTTACCAGCAATTTTACTAATTACGTTAGCAAGTTTTGAAGCAGCGGCTCCCCTGCCACAAGCATTTCAGATGAGTTCTGGTATAGCTACAGCTGCTAATCGTTTATTTGTATTAGCTGATGATCAAGAACAACCATCTACTGTGAGTGAACAAGGAATTGTTAATAAGCAGTCTTTTGTCCCTAATGAAAATACAAATGATATAGTAAAACGGTTTATCACTACTGAACAGCTATCTTTGAAGGCAGTTGATAATAATCTTGATTCACTCTCCTCAAAAGAGCAAACGAATAACTGGCAATGTGATCTAAGTAATGTACAATTCAGCTATGAAAATAGAAACCATATTGCTCTTGAAGGTATTAATCTAACATTAAAAAAAGGGAGGAAAATGGCCGTAGTTGGTGAAAGCGGAGCAGGAAAGAGTACTCTACTTCATGCAATACTGAAATTGAGCCCGATTACTAATGGTGAGATTAGTATTAATGGAATGAATTATGACCAATGTAGCGAGGAACAAGTACGTTCTCAATATGCAGTTGTGTCTCAGCAAGTACAACTATTTAATGCGACAGTAGCAGAAAATCTACGGCTTGGTAATCAAGCAGCTACACTAGAGCAGCTTAGAGTAGCTGCACAAATTGCTGAGATCGATTCATTCATTATGAGTTTGCCGAGTGGGTATAACACGATGATAGGTGAGTATGGTGCGAAACTATCAGGTGGACAAAGACAGAGATTAGCTTTAGCTAGAGCAATAATCCGTCAAAGCAATGCCATCTTACTTGATGAGCCTGCTACTGGATTAGATCGGCTAACTCAGAAAGCGTTCCATGACAATATGCGAGAGATGATGGTCACACACGCTGTATTATGGATAACGCATCGCCTTGCTGATATTACCGATATGGATGAGATTATCGTCTTGAAGCAAGGACGTATTGTTGAACAGGGAACTCATGAGCAACTAATGGATGCCAAAGGTCACTATTATGATATGTGGTGCTTAGAGCGTTCCAAAGACTGGGAACAGAATGTGAGTTAA
- a CDS encoding L,D-transpeptidase, whose translation MPSYRIIIDLSDRMLYLLDQNIVVRGFPVGIGKMLTQTPEGMYTIINKQPNPGGPFGAFWMGLSRPHYGIHGTNDPSSIGHEVSHGCIRMYNADVIQLAQLVPIGTSVTIRQ comes from the coding sequence ATGCCAAGTTATCGTATTATTATTGATCTTTCTGATCGAATGCTGTACTTGTTAGATCAAAATATAGTGGTCAGAGGATTTCCGGTAGGAATCGGGAAAATGTTAACTCAAACTCCAGAAGGAATGTACACAATTATTAACAAGCAACCTAATCCAGGAGGTCCATTCGGTGCTTTTTGGATGGGCTTATCTAGACCTCATTATGGTATCCATGGAACAAATGACCCTTCATCAATTGGACATGAGGTTTCTCATGGTTGTATAAGAATGTACAATGCAGATGTCATCCAATTAGCACAACTTGTACCTATTGGAACCAGTGTTACGATTAGACAATAG
- the cydB gene encoding cytochrome d ubiquinol oxidase subunit II: MLEPLWFGLIATLFVGFFFLEGFDFGVGMLARFLGKTDIERRVIINTIGPFWDGNEVWLITAGGAMFAAFPNWYASLFSGFYMALFLMLIALIGRGVAFEFRSKLESQKWRNTWDWILFFGSLLPPLLWGVALANLMRGIAIDENQNYIGSFWDLISVYSVLAGVAIVLLFLLHGALFLSLKTTDVIKQRAEQFALKIGKWTSAVLLLFVVLSYFETDMFTGQGINPGSVPILAGFALLSVHFFLKAGWNGWAFIMTGATIVLSTVTVFMCLYPNVMISSLNPEWSLTIYNTSSNAYTLKVMTVVALTMVPIVIAYQTWNYWIFRKRVTVKDHLDY, encoded by the coding sequence ATGCTAGAACCGTTATGGTTTGGCTTAATAGCGACACTATTCGTTGGTTTCTTCTTCCTTGAAGGATTCGATTTTGGTGTGGGGATGTTAGCTAGATTTCTAGGTAAAACTGACATAGAGCGTCGTGTCATTATTAATACGATTGGACCGTTCTGGGACGGTAATGAAGTTTGGTTAATTACTGCGGGTGGTGCTATGTTTGCAGCATTTCCTAACTGGTATGCGTCGTTGTTCAGTGGATTCTATATGGCGCTTTTCCTAATGCTAATTGCTTTAATTGGTAGAGGTGTTGCCTTTGAATTCCGTAGTAAATTAGAAAGTCAGAAGTGGCGTAATACATGGGATTGGATATTATTCTTTGGTAGCTTATTACCGCCATTATTGTGGGGAGTAGCTCTTGCAAATCTAATGCGTGGCATTGCAATTGATGAGAATCAGAACTATATAGGATCTTTCTGGGATCTCATTTCTGTATATTCCGTATTAGCAGGCGTTGCAATTGTATTGTTATTCCTATTGCATGGTGCATTATTCCTAAGCTTGAAAACAACTGATGTAATTAAGCAAAGAGCAGAACAATTTGCACTGAAAATTGGTAAATGGACGAGTGCTGTTCTATTGCTATTCGTTGTTCTGAGTTATTTCGAGACAGATATGTTTACAGGTCAAGGTATTAACCCAGGTTCAGTACCGATCTTAGCTGGGTTCGCATTATTATCAGTTCATTTCTTCTTGAAAGCAGGTTGGAATGGCTGGGCATTTATTATGACGGGAGCAACTATTGTTCTGTCTACAGTTACAGTGTTTATGTGCCTATATCCAAATGTAATGATCTCTTCTCTTAATCCTGAGTGGTCATTAACGATATATAACACTTCATCCAATGCTTACACACTGAAAGTTATGACAGTTGTTGCCTTAACGATGGTGCCGATTGTTATTGCTTATCAGACTTGGAACTACTGGATATTCCGTAAACGTGTGACAGTAAAAGATCATTTAGATTACTAG
- a CDS encoding HD-GYP domain-containing protein: MPMRRLGGPILGIIIPYIIFEWLRRQPSWDLMLTLPTGHFYIVSAVSFLAIIIAFLIGIAGRRLRNIKVGFLALAFISLAEIFMVHGLSTPNFIIHQTHLPGVMAPLSVVAATIWLWLSTLSSDHRIVIFFAKYERLLLPLWTITLALMGTLAMLMPHGLNFVKLDVYPINYAVTVIIALLNLHTMYQYFQSYSYSRFPLQIAIVYSAGWLIVAQIIMVMGENWRISWWIYHFLLLASMIIMLWGLIKQYVANRSLAEAMRALFTTDPYERITNSISPSVKALMMATESKDHYTAGHNFRVTVYALKIAEQLQLRPDQLRALAHGTIIHDIGKLEIPDDILNKPGKLTAEEREVIESHPLSGYEMCRKLGFMKEELEIIRHHHEKWNGTGYPDQLRGEQIPRMARIVAVADVYDALTSDRAYRKALSHEDALLFLIEQKGIHFDPVCVEAWKKVCERVPHIQREVTYKYEQKITSDEYVLSNEATRNM; this comes from the coding sequence ATGCCAATGCGAAGACTTGGAGGTCCGATCTTAGGAATTATTATTCCGTATATTATTTTTGAGTGGTTGAGGAGACAACCATCATGGGATCTCATGCTAACCTTACCGACAGGTCATTTCTACATTGTTAGCGCAGTTTCTTTTCTCGCAATTATTATTGCTTTTTTGATTGGAATAGCTGGAAGACGATTACGAAATATAAAAGTCGGATTTCTCGCATTGGCCTTTATCTCCTTGGCCGAAATATTTATGGTTCACGGTCTATCTACACCTAACTTTATTATTCATCAAACTCATTTACCAGGTGTTATGGCTCCACTAAGCGTTGTAGCAGCAACAATATGGTTATGGCTATCCACTTTATCGTCGGATCATCGTATTGTTATTTTTTTTGCAAAGTATGAAAGATTACTGCTTCCACTATGGACGATAACGTTAGCGTTAATGGGAACATTAGCAATGCTGATGCCTCACGGACTAAATTTTGTGAAACTCGATGTTTATCCTATCAACTATGCGGTAACCGTTATTATAGCTCTGCTTAATTTACATACGATGTACCAATATTTTCAATCATATTCCTATTCAAGATTTCCGTTGCAAATCGCGATCGTCTATAGTGCAGGTTGGCTTATTGTTGCTCAAATCATTATGGTGATGGGAGAAAATTGGCGAATAAGCTGGTGGATTTATCATTTCCTGCTGCTTGCTTCTATGATTATTATGTTATGGGGACTTATAAAGCAGTACGTGGCAAATCGATCATTAGCTGAAGCGATGCGAGCATTATTTACAACTGATCCATACGAGCGAATAACGAATTCTATTTCTCCAAGTGTAAAAGCATTAATGATGGCTACGGAAAGCAAGGATCACTATACAGCAGGTCATAACTTTAGAGTTACTGTCTATGCACTTAAAATTGCAGAGCAGCTACAGTTAAGACCTGATCAGCTACGTGCGTTAGCCCATGGAACAATCATTCATGATATCGGAAAGCTAGAAATTCCAGATGATATTTTGAATAAACCAGGGAAATTGACTGCTGAGGAGCGGGAAGTGATTGAATCACATCCATTAAGTGGCTATGAAATGTGTAGAAAACTTGGCTTCATGAAAGAAGAACTGGAAATCATTCGACATCATCATGAAAAATGGAACGGTACAGGATATCCTGATCAACTCCGAGGTGAACAAATTCCGAGAATGGCGAGAATAGTTGCAGTTGCAGATGTATATGACGCACTTACTTCCGATCGAGCATATCGTAAAGCGCTATCTCATGAAGATGCTTTACTTTTTCTAATTGAACAAAAAGGCATTCATTTCGATCCAGTCTGTGTAGAAGCTTGGAAAAAGGTATGTGAACGGGTTCCTCATATTCAGCGAGAAGTGACTTATAAGTACGAACAGAAAATCACTTCAGATGAATATGTTCTAAGCAATGAAGCAACAAGAAATATGTAA
- a CDS encoding putative sulfate exporter family transporter, translating to MTIRKLYGILLPTSLAVIAYAFSYVPGLTLIGPLPIAILLAVLFRNFIYNAAKWQDGIDFSSKILLRIAIVLYGVRLNFILLFQEGLSLIGTAVIVIACTFTIVLLLAKWLKVEQSIALLLATGTAICGAAAIGAVSPIIKSNKSDIALSAALIAIVGTLFALGAPLAEQWIHLSPEQYGTWVGYSAHEIAHAALAGDYFGNDSLANAFMAKLSRVFLLFPVTIIFTWWMNRKTKGATAKASFPYFIIGFIIVSLISTAGFYVGFMNEAIQTSISSFATFLLAVSMAALGLSIDLRSLTKKAIKPLLLLIVASISLYGLTLLLV from the coding sequence ATGACCATACGAAAATTATACGGAATACTACTACCAACAAGCTTAGCAGTTATTGCATATGCTTTCTCATATGTTCCTGGACTAACTTTAATTGGTCCACTTCCAATAGCCATTCTACTTGCAGTGTTGTTTCGGAATTTTATATATAATGCTGCCAAGTGGCAAGATGGTATTGACTTTAGTTCAAAGATCTTATTACGAATTGCGATCGTTCTTTATGGGGTTCGTTTGAATTTTATATTGTTATTTCAAGAAGGGTTATCATTGATCGGAACAGCTGTTATTGTCATCGCTTGTACATTTACAATTGTACTACTATTGGCAAAGTGGTTAAAAGTAGAGCAATCGATCGCATTATTACTTGCTACAGGAACTGCGATATGTGGAGCCGCTGCGATTGGTGCAGTATCTCCTATTATCAAATCCAATAAAAGTGATATAGCATTATCTGCAGCATTAATTGCGATAGTTGGAACATTATTTGCACTTGGTGCACCATTAGCTGAACAATGGATTCATTTATCTCCTGAGCAATATGGAACTTGGGTAGGCTACAGTGCACATGAAATTGCTCACGCTGCTTTAGCAGGTGATTACTTTGGAAACGATTCGTTAGCTAACGCATTTATGGCCAAGCTAAGTCGTGTATTTCTACTATTCCCTGTTACAATCATTTTTACTTGGTGGATGAATCGAAAAACTAAAGGAGCAACTGCCAAAGCAAGTTTTCCTTACTTCATTATCGGGTTCATCATTGTATCATTGATTAGCACTGCAGGATTCTACGTTGGATTTATGAATGAAGCAATTCAGACAAGTATTTCTTCTTTCGCTACATTTCTACTTGCCGTATCGATGGCGGCATTAGGTTTGTCTATAGATTTACGAAGTTTAACGAAAAAAGCTATTAAACCACTACTCTTGCTCATCGTGGCATCGATTAGTTTATACGGATTAACGTTATTATTAGTGTAG
- a CDS encoding LysR family transcriptional regulator, whose translation MDTKHQVFLTIIETGSFSKAAERLYMTQPAISQYVKQLESEIGVTLFDRSTKKLHVTGAGKIVERYVRQLADMHGEMEQAIHDYLHEVKGPLRIGASYSFGEYVLPNILASFLHDYRDVIPKIDIHNTHEIANAIVKQQIDIGIVEGYVDHSQLLLQKIAEDEMVVVAHRPDVYVEEQSWIVRERGSGTREAMNAFLTKFHLKPKVMYEYGSTQLIKGTVMAGIGISYLSKWTVQRELEEGRLFTINEAEFNMVRDFYCIQRKEAVRSKVFEAFSQHLHKCCSYL comes from the coding sequence TTGGATACTAAACATCAAGTGTTTTTAACGATTATTGAAACGGGTAGTTTCTCTAAAGCGGCAGAACGATTATATATGACGCAGCCTGCAATTAGTCAGTATGTTAAGCAACTAGAAAGTGAGATCGGGGTCACACTATTTGATCGTTCGACGAAAAAGCTGCATGTCACTGGGGCAGGGAAAATTGTTGAACGATATGTTCGTCAATTAGCAGATATGCATGGTGAGATGGAGCAAGCGATACATGACTACTTGCATGAAGTAAAAGGTCCACTTCGTATCGGTGCCAGTTATTCGTTCGGAGAGTATGTACTACCGAATATTTTGGCAAGTTTTTTGCACGATTATAGAGATGTTATTCCTAAAATAGATATACATAATACCCATGAAATTGCTAACGCTATCGTTAAGCAACAAATTGATATTGGTATCGTAGAAGGTTATGTCGATCACTCACAGCTATTATTACAGAAGATTGCTGAGGACGAAATGGTTGTAGTTGCACATCGTCCTGATGTATATGTCGAAGAGCAATCATGGATTGTGCGAGAGCGTGGTTCGGGAACTAGAGAAGCGATGAATGCATTTCTTACTAAATTCCACTTGAAGCCAAAGGTAATGTATGAGTATGGCAGTACCCAATTAATTAAAGGAACAGTAATGGCTGGAATTGGTATATCTTACTTATCCAAATGGACAGTGCAGCGGGAACTTGAAGAAGGTAGATTATTTACGATTAACGAAGCTGAATTCAATATGGTGCGCGATTTCTACTGTATTCAGCGTAAAGAGGCAGTAAGAAGTAAAGTGTTTGAAGCGTTCTCTCAACATTTGCACAAGTGCTGCAGTTATTTGTAA